A genomic segment from Epinephelus fuscoguttatus linkage group LG17, E.fuscoguttatus.final_Chr_v1 encodes:
- the nkiras1 gene encoding NF-kappa-B inhibitor-interacting Ras-like protein 1, translated as MGKGCKVVVCGQAAVGKTAILEQLLYGNHSVGSESSETQEDVYVASVETDRGVKEQLRLYDTKGLHDGQDLPKHYYSVADGFVLVYSVDSLESFKKVDILKKEIDKSRDKKEVTVIVLGNKTDLRERRQVDQEVAQQWARGEKVKLWEVSVTERNSLIEPFTQLTSRLTQPQSKSAFPLPGRKSKGTPSNDI; from the exons ATGGGAAAAGGCTGTAAGGTTGTGGTGTGTGGCCAGGCAGCAGTTGGAAAAACTGCCATACTGGAGCAGCTGCTGTATGGAAATCACTCCGTGG GCTCTGAGTCCAGTGAGACCCAGGAGGACGTGTACGTGGCCTCGGTGGAAACTGACCGCGGTGTGAAGGAACAGCTGAGGCTTTATGACACCAAAGGCCTTCACGATGGACAAGACCTCCCCAAACACTACTACTCAGTGGCGGACGGCTTCGTCCTCGTCTACAGCGTCGACAGCTTGGAGTCTTTCAAGAAGGTGGACATCCTGAAGAAGGAAATAGACAAGTCCAGAGATAAAAAAGAG GTAACAGTCATCGTGCTCGGGAACAAGACGGACCTGCGGGAGCGTCGTCAGGTGGACCAGGAGGTGGCGCAGCAGTGGGCGCGAGGTGAGAAGGTGAAGCTGTGGGAGGTGAGCGTCACCGAGCGCAACTCCCTCATCGAGCCCTTCACCCAGCTGACGAGCCGCCTCACGCAGCCTCAGAGCAAGTCTGCCTTCCCTCTGCCGGGGCGCAAAAGCAAGGGCACGCCGTCCAACGACATCTGA